One window of the Nocardia huaxiensis genome contains the following:
- a CDS encoding acetyl-CoA C-acetyltransferase, translating into MTTEAYIYEAIRTPRGKNRGGSLHSVKPIDLTTGLVEELRNRYPNLDEDRISDIILGCVSPVADQGADIARTTVLAAGLPDTVGGVQINRFCASGLEAVNLAAQKVRSGFEDLVLAGGVESMSRVPMGSDGGAMFMDPATAYPNYIVPQGISADLIATIEGFSRDDVDAYAVRSQELAANAWNNGYFKNSVVAVKDINGLTILDNDEHMRPGTTAADLAKLKPAFAGIGEMGGFDAVAMQRYTYVEKIDHVHHGGNSSGIVDGAALVLVGSEEAGKASGLTPRARVVATGISGADATIMLTGPTPAAEKALAKAGLKREDIDIYEINEAFASVVLKFQKDLQIPDEKLNVNGGAIAMGHPLGATGAMITGTVIDELHRRNARYGLITLCIGGGMGVATIIERV; encoded by the coding sequence ATGACCACAGAGGCCTACATTTACGAGGCCATCCGCACTCCGCGGGGCAAGAACCGTGGTGGCTCGCTGCATTCGGTCAAGCCGATCGACCTGACCACCGGCCTGGTCGAGGAGCTGCGGAATCGGTACCCGAACCTGGACGAGGACCGCATCTCGGACATCATCCTCGGCTGCGTGTCGCCGGTCGCCGACCAGGGCGCCGACATCGCCCGCACCACCGTCCTCGCCGCGGGCCTGCCCGACACCGTCGGCGGCGTGCAGATCAACCGCTTCTGCGCTTCCGGCCTGGAGGCCGTGAACCTGGCGGCCCAGAAGGTCCGCTCCGGCTTCGAGGACCTGGTCCTGGCCGGCGGCGTGGAGTCCATGTCCCGCGTGCCGATGGGCTCCGACGGCGGCGCCATGTTCATGGACCCGGCCACCGCGTACCCGAACTACATTGTCCCGCAGGGCATCTCGGCCGACCTCATCGCCACCATCGAGGGTTTCTCGCGCGACGACGTCGACGCCTACGCCGTCCGCTCGCAGGAGCTGGCCGCCAACGCCTGGAACAACGGCTACTTCAAGAACTCCGTCGTCGCGGTCAAGGACATCAACGGCCTGACCATCCTCGACAACGACGAGCACATGCGCCCCGGCACCACCGCCGCCGACCTCGCCAAGCTGAAGCCCGCCTTCGCCGGCATCGGTGAGATGGGTGGCTTCGACGCCGTCGCCATGCAGCGCTACACCTACGTCGAGAAGATCGACCACGTGCACCACGGCGGCAACTCCTCCGGCATCGTCGACGGCGCCGCGCTGGTGCTCGTCGGCTCCGAAGAGGCCGGCAAGGCCTCGGGCCTGACCCCGCGCGCCCGCGTCGTCGCCACCGGCATCTCCGGCGCCGACGCCACCATCATGCTGACCGGCCCGACCCCGGCCGCGGAGAAGGCTCTCGCCAAGGCGGGCCTGAAGCGTGAAGACATCGACATCTACGAGATCAACGAGGCCTTCGCCTCCGTCGTGCTGAAGTTCCAGAAGGACCTGCAGATCCCCGACGAGAAGCTGAACGTCAACGGTGGCGCCATCGCCATGGGCCACCCGCTGGGCGCCACCGGCGCCATGATCACCGGCACCGTCATCGACGAGCTGCACCGTCGCAACGCGCGCTACGGCCTGATCACCCTGTGCATCGGCGGCGGCATGGGTGTCGCCACCATCATCGAGCGCGTCTGA
- a CDS encoding 3-hydroxyacyl-CoA dehydrogenase NAD-binding domain-containing protein — MTENMIGWEKDADGIVVLTMDDPNQGANTMNQLYKDSMRATVDRLVAEKDDITGVVITSAKKTFFAGGDLKNMMQTTKADAPAIMEELTFIKSDLRRLEQLGKPVVAAINGAALGGGLEIALATHYRIAADVKGVQIGLPEVQLGLLPAGGGVTRVTRMLGIANGLMGVLLQGNKFNAQKAKATGLVNEVVGSVEELVPAAKAWIKANPDKGVQPWDVKGFKIPGGTPTTPALAANLPAFPANLRKQTKGQNMPAPLAIMSAAVEGAQVDFDSASLIESRYFVSLLTGPVAKNMIQAFFFDLQHINGGGSRPKDVPKREIKKVGVIGAGMMGAGIAYVTAKAGIDVVLKDVTIEAANKGKDYSVKLEEKALSRGKTTAEKSEALLARITPTADPKDFAGVDFVIEAVFEKPELKNAVFQEIEDIVDADALLGSNTSTLPITLLANGVKRAEDFIGIHFFSPVDKMPLVEIIKGEKTSDEALARVYDYTLAIKKTPIVVNDSRGFYTSRVIGKFINEAIKMLDEGIDPQTIEQAGLQAGYPAAPLKLSDELNFTTMQKIYKETAEAIVEAGGSIDAASGATAAILDKLVGEFDRKGKAGGAGFYEYVDGKATNLWPELRTLFKTSTELPEGVTFQDLKDRMLFAEAIETQKCFDENVLTSTADANIGSIFGIGFPAWTGGTHQFIVGYPGGQEAFVARADELAAKFGERFEVPASLRK, encoded by the coding sequence ATGACTGAGAACATGATCGGCTGGGAAAAGGACGCCGACGGCATCGTCGTGCTGACCATGGACGACCCCAACCAGGGCGCCAACACCATGAACCAGCTCTACAAGGACTCCATGCGGGCCACCGTGGACCGCCTGGTCGCCGAGAAGGACGACATCACCGGTGTCGTCATCACCTCCGCGAAGAAGACCTTCTTCGCCGGCGGTGACCTCAAGAACATGATGCAGACCACGAAGGCCGACGCCCCGGCCATCATGGAGGAGCTCACCTTCATCAAGAGCGACCTGCGTCGTCTCGAGCAGCTGGGCAAGCCGGTCGTCGCGGCCATCAACGGCGCGGCCCTCGGCGGCGGCCTGGAGATCGCGCTGGCCACCCACTACCGCATCGCCGCCGACGTCAAGGGCGTGCAGATCGGTCTGCCCGAGGTGCAGCTGGGCCTGCTCCCGGCTGGCGGCGGTGTCACCCGCGTGACCCGCATGCTCGGCATCGCGAACGGCCTGATGGGTGTCCTGCTGCAGGGCAACAAGTTCAACGCGCAGAAGGCCAAGGCCACCGGTCTGGTCAACGAGGTCGTCGGTTCCGTCGAGGAGCTCGTCCCGGCCGCCAAGGCGTGGATCAAGGCCAACCCGGACAAGGGCGTGCAGCCGTGGGACGTCAAGGGATTCAAGATCCCGGGCGGCACCCCGACCACCCCGGCGCTGGCCGCCAACCTCCCGGCGTTCCCGGCCAACCTGCGCAAGCAGACCAAGGGCCAGAACATGCCGGCCCCGCTGGCCATCATGTCGGCCGCGGTCGAGGGCGCGCAGGTCGATTTCGACTCCGCGTCGCTGATCGAGTCCCGCTACTTCGTGTCCCTGCTGACCGGTCCGGTCGCCAAGAACATGATCCAGGCGTTCTTCTTCGACCTGCAGCACATCAACGGCGGCGGCTCGCGTCCGAAGGACGTGCCGAAGCGTGAGATCAAGAAGGTCGGCGTGATCGGCGCGGGCATGATGGGCGCGGGCATCGCGTACGTCACCGCCAAGGCCGGCATCGACGTCGTCCTGAAGGACGTCACCATCGAGGCCGCCAACAAGGGCAAGGACTACTCGGTCAAGCTCGAGGAGAAGGCGCTCTCGCGTGGCAAGACCACCGCGGAGAAGTCCGAGGCGCTGCTGGCTCGCATCACCCCCACCGCCGATCCGAAGGATTTCGCGGGCGTGGACTTCGTGATCGAGGCCGTCTTCGAGAAGCCGGAGCTCAAGAACGCGGTCTTCCAGGAGATCGAGGACATCGTGGACGCCGACGCGCTGCTCGGCTCCAACACCTCGACCCTGCCGATCACCCTGCTGGCCAATGGCGTGAAGCGGGCCGAGGACTTCATCGGCATCCACTTCTTCTCGCCGGTCGACAAGATGCCGCTGGTCGAGATCATCAAGGGCGAGAAGACCTCCGACGAGGCGCTGGCCCGCGTGTACGACTACACGCTGGCCATCAAGAAGACCCCGATCGTGGTGAACGACTCGCGTGGCTTCTACACCTCGCGCGTCATCGGCAAGTTCATCAACGAGGCCATCAAGATGCTCGACGAGGGCATCGACCCGCAGACCATCGAGCAGGCCGGTCTGCAGGCGGGCTACCCGGCGGCGCCGCTGAAGCTGTCGGACGAGCTGAACTTCACCACCATGCAGAAGATCTACAAGGAGACCGCCGAGGCGATCGTCGAGGCGGGTGGCTCGATCGACGCCGCTTCCGGCGCGACCGCGGCGATCCTGGACAAGCTGGTGGGCGAGTTCGACCGCAAGGGCAAGGCCGGCGGCGCGGGCTTCTACGAGTACGTGGACGGCAAGGCCACCAACCTGTGGCCCGAGCTGCGCACCCTGTTCAAGACCTCGACCGAGCTGCCGGAAGGCGTCACCTTCCAGGATCTCAAGGACCGCATGCTGTTCGCGGAGGCCATCGAGACCCAGAAGTGCTTCGACGAGAACGTGCTGACCTCGACCGCCGACGCCAACATCGGCTCGATCTTCGGCATCGGTTTCCCGGCCTGGACCGGTGGCACCCACCAGTTCATCGTCGGCTACCCGGGCGGCCAGGAGGCCTTCGTGGCCCGCGCCGACGAGCTCGCCGCCAAGTTCGGCGAGCGCTTCGAGGTGCCCGCCTCGCTGCGCAAGTAA